A window of the Phaseolus vulgaris cultivar G19833 chromosome 5, P. vulgaris v2.0, whole genome shotgun sequence genome harbors these coding sequences:
- the LOC137835539 gene encoding transcription factor CPC-like isoform X1, with protein sequence MADSNTSSTQTSSHSSVKDDRICLDSGKRGTSKVEFSEDEETLITRMYKLVGKRWSLIAGRIPGRTAEEIEKYWTSKLSSSSK encoded by the exons ATGGCTGACTCCAATACCTCTTCCACTCAAACTTCTTCACATTCTTCTG TGAAAGATGACAGAATCTGTTTAGATTCAGGGAAGCGTGGAACTTCCAAGGTTGAGTTTTCTGAAGACGAGGAAACTCTTATTACCAGGATGTATAAACTGGTTGGGAAAAG GTGGTCTTTAATTGCTGGAAGAATTCCTGGAAGAACAGCAGAGGAAATAGAGAAGTATTGGACTTCGAAACTCTCGAGTTCTAGTAAATGA
- the LOC137835540 gene encoding syntaxin-132-like, with translation MNDLLTDSFVGEASNGHPSRESDIEMGQVPRSNSDMGMEAFNKQIHEADKQIDKLAVLLQKLKEANEESKAVTKASAMKGIKKRMEKDIDEVGKIAHGVKAKIEAINRDNLSNRQKPGCEKGTGIDRARMNMTNALTKKFKDLMTEFQTLRQRIQDEYREVVERRVITVTGTRPDDETIDHLIETGNSEQIFQRAILEAGRGQVVNTVEEIQERHDAVKEIEKKLLDLHQIYLDMAVLVDAQGEILDNIESQVNNAVDHVQRGTTALQNAKKLQKNSRKWMCIAIIILLIIVAIIVVGVLKPWKSS, from the exons ATGAATGACCTTCTCACT GATTCATTTGTTGGTGAGGCTAGTAATGGCCATCCTTCTAGAGAAAGTGACATTGAAATGGGACAGGTTCCGAGAAGCAACTCTGATATGGGAATGGAAGCTTTTAATAAGCAG ATCCATGAGGCTGATAAACAGATCGATAAGCTGGCTGTGCTACTTCAAAAGTTAAAG GAAGCTAATGAGGAATCGAAAGCTGTTACAAAAGCATCTGCCATGAAAG GTATCAAGAAGAGGATGGAGAAAGATATTGATGAAGTTGGAAAGATTGCTCATGGTGTCAAAGCAAAGATAGAGGCTATAAACAGAGAT AACCTATCCAATAGACAAAAGCCTGGCTGTGAAAAGGGAACAGGTATAGACAGAGCAAGAATGAATATGACAAA TGCCTTGACTAAAAAATTCAAGGATCTCATGACAGAGTTCCAG ACTCTTAGACAAAGAATACAAGATGAATATCGTGAGGTTGTGGAGAGAAGAGTTATAACAG TTACTGGGACTAGGCCAGATGATGAG ACAATTGATCACCTCATAGAAACTGGAAACAGTGAGCAAATCTTCCAGAGAGCAATTCTAGAAGCAGGCCGAGGACAG GTAGTAAACACAGTAGAAGAAATTCAGGAGAGACATGATGCTGTGAAAGAGATTGAGAAAAAACTTCTTGATTTACACCAG ATTTACCTTGACATGGCAGTCTTAGTTGATGCTCAAGGAGAAATTTTAGATAACATTGAAAGTCAG GTCAACAACGCAGTCGATCATGTCCAGAGAGGGACAACTGCACTTCAAAATGCTAAGAAACTCCAGAAGAACTCACGAAAATGGATGTGCATTGCCATCATTATACTGTTGATAATAGTAGCTATCATAGTTGTGGGTGTTCTCAAACCTTGGAAGAGTAGCTAG
- the LOC137835539 gene encoding MYB-like transcription factor ETC1 isoform X2 encodes MADSNTSSTQTSSHSSDSGKRGTSKVEFSEDEETLITRMYKLVGKRWSLIAGRIPGRTAEEIEKYWTSKLSSSSK; translated from the exons ATGGCTGACTCCAATACCTCTTCCACTCAAACTTCTTCACATTCTTCTG ATTCAGGGAAGCGTGGAACTTCCAAGGTTGAGTTTTCTGAAGACGAGGAAACTCTTATTACCAGGATGTATAAACTGGTTGGGAAAAG GTGGTCTTTAATTGCTGGAAGAATTCCTGGAAGAACAGCAGAGGAAATAGAGAAGTATTGGACTTCGAAACTCTCGAGTTCTAGTAAATGA